The Dioscorea cayenensis subsp. rotundata cultivar TDr96_F1 chromosome 19, TDr96_F1_v2_PseudoChromosome.rev07_lg8_w22 25.fasta, whole genome shotgun sequence genome includes a window with the following:
- the LOC120250079 gene encoding amino acid permease 3-like, translated as MLPRSRTLPPRIHDSVYDENRDARSYFQVETHAKPCGDIEAINNQPEHSKCFDDDGRLKRTGNVWTASSHIITAVIGSGVLSLAWAIAQLGWIAGPMVMVLFAFVIYYTSNLLADCYRSGDPLTGKRNPTYMDAVRANLSSTKVTLCGSIQYINLFGTAIGYTIAASISMMAVKRSNCFHASGGKNPCHMSSNMYMIMFGIIEIIFSQIPDFDQVWWLSIVAAVMSFTYSTVGLSLGISMVAENGHFGGSAMGITIGTVTSSGTVITPTQKIWRNLQALGDIAFAYSYSIILLEIQDTVKSPPAENKTMKKATLLSIIVTTTFYLLCGCMGYAAFGDDAPGNLLTGFGFYNPYWLLDIANVAIVVHLVGAYQVYCQPLFAFVEKYCIQRWPKSEFITHDYEVKIPLIGKYKLNLFRLVWRTVFVVVVTVISMLMPFFNDVVGLLGAFSFWPLTVYFPVEMYIEQKKIRKWTGRWLGLQLLSVTCLIVSLAAASGSVAGVVFDLKNYKPFRSTY; from the exons ATGTTGCCAAGAAGCAGGACTCTTCCTCCAAGAATACATGACAGTGTT TATGATGAGAATAGAGATGCAAGGAGCTATTTTCAAGTGGAAACTCATGCCAAGCCATGTGGGGATATAGAAGCTATCAACAATCAACCAGAGCACTCCAAGTGCTTTGATGATGATGGCCGCCTTAAGAGAACAG GGAACGTTTGGACTGCGAGTTCACACATAATAACAGCAGTGATTGGCTCTGGAGTTCTATCTCTGGCCTGGGCCATAGCACAACTTGGCTGGATTGCCGGGCCAATGGTGATGGTGCTTTTCGCCTTTGTGATCTATTACACATCCAATCTCCTTGCAGATTGCTACAGAAGCGGTGATCCGCTCACCGGGAAGAGAAACCCAACCTACATGGATGCAGTCAGGGCCAACTTGA GCAGCACAAAGGTGACACTGTGTGGCTCTATTCAGTACATTAATCTCTTCGGCACAGCCATCGGTTACACTATAGCAGCTTCAATCAGTATGAT GGCGGTAAAGAGATCCAATTGCTTTCATGCCAGTGGAGGAAAGAACCCATGTCACATGTCCAGCAACATGTACATGATCATGTTTGGGATTATAGAGATCATTTTCTCACAAATTCCTGATTTTGATCAAGTTTGGTGGCTGTCCATTGTGGCTGCAGTCATGTCCTTTACGTACTCGACCGTGGGGTTAAGCTTAGGAATCAGCATGGTTGCAG AGAATGGTCATTTCGGAGGGAGTGCGATGGGCATCACTATTGGGACTGTAACAAGCAGTGGAACAGTAATTACTCCAACTCAGAAGATATGGAGAAACTTGCAAGCTTTAGGAGACATTGCTTTCGCCTATTCGTACTCTATCATCCTACTTGAAATTCAA GACACAGTCAAATCTCCACCTGCGGAAAACAAGACCATGAAGAAAGCCACACTTCTAAGCATCATTGTTACCACCACATTTTATCTTCTCTGTGGTTGCATGGGATATGCTGCCTTTGGGGATGATGCCCCAGGGAACTTGCTCACAGGCTTTGGTTTCTACAACCCCTATTGGCTCCTGGACATCGCTAATGTGGCAATAGTCGTCCACCTTGTCGGTGCTTACCAAGTATACTGCCAACCATTGTTTGCTTTTGTCGAGAAATATTGCATTCAAAGGTGGCCCAAGAGTGAGTTCATCACTCATGATTATGAGGTCAAGATCCCTCTTATTGGTAAATACAAGCTCAACCTCTTCCGGCTTGTTTGGCGAACAGTGTTTGTTGTTGTGGTAACGGTCATCTCCATGTTGATGCCATTCTTCAATGACGTGGTCGGGTTACTTGGGGCTTTCTCATTCTGGCCACTGACGGTATACTTCCCTGTTGAGATGTATATTGAGCAGAAGAAGATCAGAAAGTGGACAGGACGGTGGCTTGGGCTTCAGTTATTGAGTGTCACTTGCCTTATTGTCTCTCTTGCAGCAGCAAGTGGCTCTGTGGCTGGAGTGGTTTTCGACCTGAAAAACTATAAGCCATTCCGTTCCACTTACTGA